CTTTCATCTGAACTCTCCTCGTTTAAAAAGTTATTTATCTCCGATACAATTTCATTCACTTCATTATAAAGCTTCTCGGTCATGTCGTAGCATTCAAAAAGTGAGATACCGAGTACTTCAAAAATATGATTTACCTTCTCGGTATATTTTTCAGGTTTATGTTCAAAAGTTTCAAGCAGTTTTATAGCTTTCTTTTCGTTGATACAATAAGCATTATTACATGCAAATAACACTTGATTTAAACATGAAACTATACGAAAAACATGACCCGCAATATAATATTTATCGTCTGTTCCCGAATTTGCTTTTACAAACATTAAAGAGAACCCTGCTTCAAACATAAAAAAGTTAACTAAACTTTTCTGCAAAGCATTGGGATAAGTTTCTGCCTGTTTTTTTAATTCGCATAAGCTTTCATTCTTAGCATATTGTATCTTGCTGATCGCCAATTCTCCACGATACATAGCACTTATATAACCATGGGGATGCCCAGTCTGATAATTGGCAGTAACAATTCCTTGCTCTGTATCTTTGATTATTTGTTCCACCCGTTTTATATCACGTAAAATCAAGTCAACATGATACCCGTTTATAACTAACCATCCGCCGCCATTAATCCAATCACCCCACGCTCCGGGAGGTACAACAAGGTCATTTCTATTCTCATCATCCAATTCTGTAGCAATTTGATTAATCGCTGTCAGGTCAAATGATTCTGAATTGTAATAGATTCCTATATCTATATCAGAAGTCTCTGTATGGGTGCCTCTTGCCCGTGAACCCCCTAATACAATGCCTCCTATGCAAGGCAAAGAAGATAATTTCTCTGTTACAATTTGAATTACATTGTCTACCATACGAACACACCCCTTTTATCGATTAAAGACAAAATATTTTTTCTTTTGAATTGTAATATTCATACTTCTTCCTCCTCTTACACTGAGTGATAATTGCACTCGTGATACTAATGTGAATGGTTTCCCGTTTCTTACCTCTGAAGGAGTAAATCCATGAAAATTCTTAAAAGCTGTTCCAAACGAATCCGATGACTCATATCCGAATTTGAAGGCAACATCAATAATCTTTTCGTCCGTATCTCTTAAAATAACTGCTGCTTCCGTCAATCTTCTGCTTCTTAAATATTCTGAGAGCGTTGTTTCGGTCAGAATAGAAAACAAGCGACTAAACATCGAATACGAATATCCGGATAGCTGTGCTACTTTCTTTTCGTCAATTTCATCATCAAGAACTGTTTCAAGATAATCAATCGTATTGTTAAACGACTTGATAATATTCACTTCGATCCCCCTTTTCTTTCGGTTTATTTTAGTATAGAGGAAGATTTCTTTTCCTACCCTACAATATCCGTACAAGTTTTATAGGTTTTATCTCTTAGAAACTTATAGTTTGCTAAGTTCGATAAACTTAGATTTTTCATAGTCCTATTTCAGCGTAAATTTTCTCTATGAATGGTGCTTTATAAGCAATATAATATTTCGTCGTTCATCACTGTTTTATTCATTATTTATCATCCTAACTGTAAAATTTTGCCGATAACGATTTGATACTGTTCATTCATCATTTTACCACAAAAACGCAAAAAAGGCTGTAACCACAATGGTTTCCCAGTGTAGTTACAGCCTTTCGTTTGATTTATAAATCTACCTCAGTTCCTTCCAGGAAACAAACGGTTATTTCACCATCAAGTCCTATCCTGATATGGTCTAGCACTCGACACATGTCTGAAGGGTTGAAGTCAATCTGCTCCTGCCTAAGCAGGTCACTCAATGCCATGCTGTAGTGCTTATCCAGTAGGCGATTCTCTGCTAAGATTTTCTCCCACTTGCCATCAAGCAAATCAATGTTCTCGCTTAGTAGCTCTAATGCCTGTAGAAAAATCTGCTCGAGTGTCGCCTCATCCAAATGGCTACTGTAACACCCTTCAACACCCTTTATGCGATAGCGGTTGTTACATTGCCAAACTTTACGTTTCCCTCGGCTGGTTGCCCAATTCTTCCGTCCAAAGGCTGACCCGCAGGCTCCGCAGAACACCTTGGTGGTAAAGGGGTTGTCCTCACTCTGCATGATATAGGACTTGAGCTGATGCTCTTCTCGGTAGGTTTTACGCCTGGCGATTTCTAATTGAACAGTCTCCCAAGTTTCCTCATCAATAATACCCTCATGGCTATCTTCCACATAGTATTGGTTTACCTGTCCATCATTTTGAATCCGTTTCTTGGTCAAAAAATCAACGGTATAGGTCTTCTGGAGTAAGGCATCACCTTTGTACTTTTCGTTCTGAAGCATCTTGAGAATGGCTCCTGGACACCAGTTTGCCTTGCCTGACCAACCCTTGACGCCTTCCTTGTTGAAATACCTTGCAATAAGCTCTGGACTGTAGCCATCCATATACAACTCATAGATATCCCTTACCACCTGGGCTTGTTCTGGGTTGATGATGAGTTTACCCTCTTCATCCTTGTCGTAACCCATGAACTTTGTCGCATTGACTTGCACTTCTCCTCGCTCGAACCGTTTTCTAATCCCCCAGGTCGCATTCTCTGAAATGGAGCGTGATTCATCCTGTGCTAAGGAGGACAAAATGGTAAGAAGCACTTCGCCCTTGGCGTCCAAGCTATCGATGTTCTCCTTTTCAAAGGTGACCCCAATCCCAAGCTCCTTGAGTTCACGGACATACTTGATACAGTCCAAGGTGTTTCTCGCAAATCGAGAAATAGACTTGACTAGGATGCGGTCAATTTTGCCTTCCCTGCAGTCTGCTATCATACGGTTAAACCCCTCACGCTTCTTGGTATTGGTTCCTGAAATCCCCTCGTCGGTGTAAATATCTACCAAGTCATAGTCATCTTGCTGGGCGATATAATCTTGGTAATGTTGCACCTGGTTCTCATAACTTGATAGCTGTTCGTCTTGGTCGGTGGACACTCGACAATAGGCGGCCACCCTCAACTTGGGTTTGAGTTGGTGTGTTGTCTCCACCTGCACCTTCTTGGCAGGTATAAGTGTAATCTGCTTTGCCACGGTCGTTCTCCTTCTTTTTGATGGTGTATTGTTTTGTTAAGTCCAGTTTCCAACTATCCAATAAGGACTCTTTGATTTTAATACCTTCGCAGGTTGACTTCCCCTGTTTAAGATAAGTCGCACACATCCAAGTGGGGGTGCGATAGGGAAGCTGTCGGCGTAGGCTTTTCTTACAGTAAGGGCAGAAGAGCTTTCCTGTATAGGGATAGCGTTTGGCATAATCCGCTGGGTTTGTTGTCCCATTTCGCCTCTGTCGGCACTCCTGGGCTTGTTGCCACAATTCTTTGGAAACAATAGCTGGGTGGTGGTCTTCCATGTAATAGCTATCCACCTGTCCTTGATTCAGTTGCGATTGGTGACCAAGGGACGGGGTATAGAATTTTTGAAAGTGCCAATCCCCCTTATACTTTTCGTTACTTAATAAATTTCGGATGGTGCTTTCGTGCCACTGACGATTGGTTACTGTAGGAACCTTGTTGGCATTTAGTTCTTTGGCAATACGATTTGCCCCTTTTCCTGAAACATAAGATTCAAAAATATATCTTACAATCTCAGCTTCTTCTTGGTTGATAACCAACTGCCCATCTTCGACATCATAGCCCAAGAACCGTTTGGCATTAATATGGAATTCACCTCGTTGGAACTTCTTCTGATAGCCCCATCTCACGTTAAAACTGTGGCTGGTTAACTCCTCCTCCGCATAGGAAGCTAGAACTGTTAACATGACCTCTCCTTCTGAAGAGAGAGTATGGATGTTTTGCTCTTCGAAGAAGATGTCTACTCCCAAGAGTTTCAACTCACGGCTGACACTCAGAATGGTTTCCGTGTTTCGTGCAAATCGACTAATGGACTTGGTATGAATAAAGTCAATCCTACCTTGCCGACAAAGCTCCAACATCCGTTGAAATTCTGGTCGAGCTGTTTTCTTACCTGAAATCCCCCTATCCATAAACACACCAATAAAATCGACATCGCTTCTTTCCTTGTAGTGATTGTGATAGTAGGCGATTTGGTTCTCAAACGAGGCTAGTTGTTCTTCTTCCATACTCGATACTCGAACGTAGGCACAAACCCGTAATCGCTTCGGTTTCCTTGTTTTAGATTCAATTTTTCGAACCGTCATCTGTTTTCCTCCTACCACTATATATCACTCTAAAACCTTTATTTATCAAGTCATAAGGGCTTAAATATAAGTAAAAAGATGCCGTTTTTGAGCTATTCAAACGGCATCTTTATTTCAAAAATAAGGTGCGATTAAACCAACTTTAAAACCTGCCCAACCTTGATACGATTAGGGTCAGGAATGCTGTTAATGCGTGCCAGGTCTTGGTAAGTCGTCTTAAAACGCTTGGCAATGCTTGATAAAGTGTCGCCTTTTTGAACGGTATAGGTTTGTTCACTATGACCGACAGTTGAAGGTGCTAAATCTTGCTCCAATACCCAAGAGTTAATTCCTTCTAAAAGATACGCCTGCTTGCTCTTAGATTGATTCACTGCCTTTACCTTAAGGACTTTGTAGACCTTCCCCTTCACAAAACCTTTCATTGGCTGTCCTGTTTGATAATGCGTCGCATGCTTCTCCACCCGAACACTATCCCCAAGGTGATAGCGAGCACCAGACTGGGAGCCTGAACTGGGGAAACTGGGAATGGCAGACACCTGACCTGTAATAGCCTGTACAAACTCCTTGGCCAGAACCCGCTTATGTGCCTCGTAAATGGCCATGTCCGCATTGTTATCGATAAAGGCAATCTCCACCAATCGGTAGTTGTAGCCTTTGCTGGCGGCGACGTTGGCATTATAGAGCCAATCCACCTTCTTAATGCCTCGATTAGTGAAGCGACTAGAAAGAGCTGCTAAAAGTTTCTGGTCCAAAGCATCAGGTTGATAGCCTGCATAAATCAAAATTTCAGTTCCACGAGCCTGGCCATTAAAGGCATTGAAATGAAGCTCTGTAATGGAGTCATATCCCTTGCCAATGCTACCTAAGCTCCGATAATCATAGACATTTTGGTCTGTGATATAGTCAATCTGATTACCTGAATAGATTGCCATCAACTGAGCGAACTCACGCACCTTGTCCGCTTCTGTAATCCCTAACGAACGATTGACCGCTCCTGGATCATATCCAGACTGACCCTTACCGTGTCCACAAATCACTAAATGTTTACCCATTTTCTTTTCTCCTTTTTGTTTTGTAATTGCTTTGTCCCAGTCATTGAGACGGTGTTGTTCAATAATCCCTATCAACTTCTCGGCATAGTTGGGATCTGTCGCATACCCTGCAGCTTGTAAAGCTAAACATGCCTTGCGATAAGCCTTCTCCCCAATGACTGCCGCATAGTTCCTACGTCGCCAGTCGGTCGACGAGAAAAAGACCGCATGATCCATAATGGACTCTGCCCATGAATCATATTTCCGAAAGGCTGCGACCTCAGTCCCCATTTTCCCTTGACGAAACTCCTGAGTAGGTAGCCGGACAACCTTCCCCTTCCAATCCTCACTAGCCTTAATGCCAAAGAGGTTATGGTTTGGGTATTGGGCAAGAGTTGACTGACCCCAACCACTTTCTAAAACGGCTTGTGCAGCTGAGACAGAAGGTAAAATCCCCTGTTCCCATCCTGCCAAACAGTCTTCTTTAATCTGGTCTAAAAAATTCATTTGTCACAGTCCTCCTTAAATTGCTTGAGTATAATTTTCAACTGCCTTGGGATAGGCAAGCCAATCCTTACCGTATTCTCTAAAATGGATAAGCCCTCGTTACTCAAATAGAAGAAAATGATTGCTGTTCTTATGCTGGTTCCAGTCTGTATGAGACGAGTATCAATGATATGTCCAACAGCAACCAGGAAAAATAAGACAATCTTCTTGAAGATGCCCTTAAAGCCAATCCTACTGGATAGCTTTTTTTCAACAACAGCTGCCATAAGTCCTGTCATATAATCGATGCACACAAAGACCACTAAGGCAAAGACGAAGCCATCGACCTTGCCAAAGACTTGGCCAATTAGCCCTCCAATAGTGGAAAACAACAGTTGATTAACGGTCATAATTGATTTCATCATTTACCTCACTTCCAAAGATGTCAATGGGCGTTCCCAAATCGGCTCACCGGTTTCAGTAAACCGCATCAAGTAGAAACACTTCTCATTTAAGAGAGAAATGTCCAACTGCGGGACGGCCCCTTGCCACTGGGTGCTAGTCTTCATTGTCTCTATCGACACCCATTGGCGACGGCCTTCCACCCAAATGGGGCGTTGTTCTGTGACCTTGTAAAAGTAAAAATCAAGGTCACCCTTGACACAACGAATAAACTCCCCATAGGTGTTCATATAAGCTAAGGCTGTTGCCAAATCAAAAGGCTCATTTACCTGAGCCTGCTCAAAACTATCCTGAATGATTTCTTTAGTCATCGTGGTTTCCTCCTGTCTGTGGTTGTGTTGCTCCTTCAAGTAAGGCTTCAAGCTCTGCAACCTTTGCGCCTAATGCCTGATTGATTTCTTGACTTTCTGCCAATTGAATGGCTAAAATTTGCTTAGTCGTCAACTCATCTGCCAACTTTGCGGTCAAGTCAGAAATGGTTAAGCGAAGAGCTTGGATGAGTAATTGGTCGTTCATATCGTTCTCCTTATAAATCTTTCATGTGGTTGTTGTATTCGTTAATAACGGCTCGTCGCATATCCATATTATTAGGATCCCAGCCGATATTATTCCAATGAATCCAGCACCTTGCCAGTGCTCTGACAGCTCCGACAAGATAGTTCATATCAATCATGCTGCCGATGGTGGTTGGGGTAAACTTGAACCCTCGGCCTAGTGAAAAATCATCTTTCAAGATAATACTATCACCGTAGAATTCTGCCTGGTCAACCGTGGCCGTATGAGCTGTCCCTCTTGCCCCACGGAAGAACCTTGCTCCACAAAAACGTCCTGATGAGGCAGAATTAATACCATCTCCAGATGAAGTTACCCCAATAGAGGCATAAAGACTTCCAACCCCTCCATCACTTGATGACGTCACATCATTGAAATGGACAAAAGCTGTGTGCGTTCCTTTGCGTCTCACCAATGCATTATTGGAGGAATTAAATGTTACCGTCGCATCACTATTAAAGGTGATGTTTGCCTGGTTGAGGTTGATGCTCATAGCGTTGTTTAAGGCAGTCAGGACACCTCCAGAAATCTTATTGGCTGACAGGGTAACTGCCTGGACTTGGGTAATAAATGCGTTCTTCGCAAAGAGTTGCTTCAAATAGGCTTCATTAGCCATGAGCTTATTAAAGAAGGCCTGATCTACTTTCAGCTTATCTGCCGTGACAGCTTCTGCCGCAAGAATAACTGATGTGATAGAACCTGCCGTAATCTTCCCACCATGAAGGCTTTCAATCATGGCGTTCTTGATTACCCCATTGTCAATAAGGGTCTGCCCATTCAAGTGAATCAAGCGTCCTTGGATTTTCACGCCACCGGTATTGACATTTAGTTGGCTCAATACTGTCCCACTATCAGACAGATATTTAACTGCCCAAGAATCAGAAAGTTGTTGCACCTTAGTGGTCGCAGTGGTTAGAGGATTTTTGACCTCAGTTTGAAATAGGGAACTCGTCATGACTTGACGAGCCATATTGGTCGTCACATCTCCCTCCGTTCGACCCAAGATCCGCTCGTACAATTGAGCTGTCTCTTTCACCCGGTTAAAATCCGTAGCTAGTGTCAAATCACTCGGATGTGGAGACCAAGCTGTTGGTTCAAGTTCACTTTCCACTACTAGGTACCATTCCACATCAGCTGTGCCACTTCGATCTCCTCCACTGGGTGACCAATAAGAGGAAATAGAAAAGACACCTGTTGTTCGAGGTGTCACCTTTATGCTCTTGGTTTCATAACTTGTAGTCGTAAACTCAAGTCGATAACTTTCTGTCCAGCCCGTGCTGAACAAAAAGATAATAGTTTTCTTGTCGTTCGTTCCACCTGTCTTTTTGGCACGAGCAGTAAAATAGTAAGTTTTTCCTGCTTCAAGCGTTACCTGTCTTGTCCCAAAACCATAATTACTGGAGGATTCATTAAGCCTAGAATTTAAGACCAGATTAACCGAACTTGTCTTGGTCGGGATCAGATTCCTCGTCTCAGTCAAGCCTCGTTCAATCGCTTGAGCTGTTTCACGCTTGTAGTTGTCAAAGGTGGTCGATGGAACATAACCAGAAAGAGCACTCGACGTCAGATAACCCCGTCCAGTGATGTTACTGTCGACTTGAGCCTTGGTTTGATACCCCTTGCCTGCGATGTTACTATCAACCTGGGATTTGGTCTGGTAACCCTTACCTGTGACAAGACTCTCCACCTGGCTACTGGTCAAGCGTTGACTAATCAAACCTGCTTGCTGGGTGAGCGTTGTCTCGGCAGTTGTCAACCGCCCAGTAAGGCCACTCACTTCTGTCTTAGTTGCTAAGAGCTTAATCCCTTCCTTGGTCTGGTCATAGCTCGTCTTAAGGCTTGTTAACCCACCATCAACTGTTCGAACTTGGCCAGAGAGTTCAGCCAAGTTACGACTAATTGTCTGTTGGTAATCAGCCATCTCCGTTTTAATATCTACCTCTGAAGGCGACCAATCTTTGTTATGATGACCCTGATAAACGGCTGGAGAGTTAACCTCCACCCATCTCTCTTGACTAGGGTTATCCCCTGCAAGGCTACCTAAAACAACTATCGGTTTATCATAGCATCCTTGCTTAAAGGTGTAACGAATCCAATACCTCAACCAACCATCCGTTATAGGAAATGTAACTAAACCATCACTCGTTTCTGACCGGTGACCAGTAGAGGTTTCAGCCGTTTTAACTATCTGACGGTTATCTAAAAGCTGGCATCTGATAACTTGTCCACGAGTAGAAGCCTTAGCATAAAAGGAAACTATCAATTCCTTATCCCCGTATAGAGCAATGGTAGTCGCACGCCTGTAGCCTTCGATAACAGAGGTACTGTTGGCAGGCTGAAGTACTTGCTTAACCGCTCGACCAAACATGGTTGCCAAACTCCCATTCGTGTTTCGTTTAGGAGTTTGGTCACTCATCTTCTCAGTATCAGACAAGAGGTTTCGATCACCCACCCAGATGTTTTTAAGGCTCAGTTTCGTGCCATTCAAGTCTTGTTCCAAGGTCTGAACTTGTTGGCTCAACCCTGCTTTTGTACGATCCAGTTGAGTGACTGTTGTTCTCAATCCACCAGCGTCCGTTTGAAGTTGTGTCACCTCCCTCACAAGACCAGTCAATTGGTTACCCTTAGCTAAAAGGTCACGTTTGGCATCATCAAGGCTTCGATTCAAATCAGAGACACTCTCCTTAGTGGCCAAACTCACCAGTTGTCTCACCAATTCCTGCCTAACGCTATCAGCCGCCTCTTTGGCAGCTGTCGCAAGTGAAGTGGACACTCCGACTTGTTGGAGGAGCTGATTGGCTCTGGTCTCTGAGGCCACGACTTGCCGAGATAAGTCTTGCGCTTGGTCTTCCACTTGAGCAATTTTCTGGATTATTTCAGCCTTAACGACTTCTGCCCTACTCTTTGCGAGGTCAATCCCTGATTCTAAGGCCTCCTTTTCTTTTGCAAAAGTCGCCTCAAAGGCTCGATTGGCATTTTCCACAGCTTCCTTAATGGCTAGTTCTTGAGCAGTATCTGCTGCACTAAGCACCTCTTTCGCAAAACTGGACAGTGGACTGGACAGCGATGACCCACCAACAGAAGCCTTATCGTCAAAAGTTAAGGAAATATACTGCTTGGTTAAAGCATTATACTCATAGCCAATGGCCTGTTTGGATAAATCCACTCGATGTTTCCGACTCTTGATGTGAACCCTGTCGCCCAAATGAACGACTTGGCCATCAAGTTCGTAAGCTTCAATGGTAATGGCATCGCTTGGTTTATCAATGTTCTCATACCTAAACTTAGCCTCACCCCATTGTCGAAGCTCATCAAGCGTCTTGAGATTGTTATTCTCAAACTCTGCTTCTTGGATATAAGGGTAGTGGTTAATAAATGGGCTATCTAAGGTCAGAGAGAGAACACGTTCATCATCTCCCTCCTTGATAGTTGAGCGAAGATGAAGTCGAGTAATAACTGACTGACTCCCCTGTTTTCGCTCATACCGCTTCAAATTCTTATGGGTGGAGATGACAACACCTCGGTCTTCTCCACGTCTTGCCTTAATGGCTAAGGAAAAGTTATCCCGAACCAGCTCACCTTCCCAAGTATCAACAAGTGAGTGTTTACCATCCATCAAAACGGAATAAAGGGTCTCTGCTTTATCCGTGTTAAAGGTATGGAGACTAGAAATATCACTCGACAAAGAGAAAGGGGCCAAAGAGGTCTTACTCTGTGCGACAACTTGACTGAGTGCCGTCTGACAACCGACTTGGACAAGAGCAAGTGGTTTGATAGAGCGTCTCATGATATCATCTGTGATGTGATAAGCCACAACCTCTACTGCATCATCACCTTCTACCACCTCTCGAATACGAAAGAGTTGTTGACCCAATAATGGAACTGGTGACTTGATGATCTTGTCTGTTTCGAGTAATTGATAGACCTGAGTATCTGACAAGGGATAGGACATGGTCAGTTTGAAATCACCGTTTAGGGTTTCAGATACCACAGCTGAACTCGCTTCATGTAAAGGCAGGCCATTCCACCGACTGGTTTGACTGGTTTTATCCAAAAGAAATAACATCAAGCCCACCCCCAAACCGTTTCAATCACTAAGGATGAAATCCCAGGACCCAAGACAATACCGACCGAAGTCCCTTGACTGGGATCTAGGGTGATAAAATCTCCTGACCACTGGACAGCTTGTCCCCTACTGGTTAAAAAGGAGGGGTGTTGCGGATTATTTTCCATAACTAACGACTCACTGAGGCGTGACAAAACGATAACCTGGTCACCAAGAGTAAAGCGTGTCTCACCGCTTGAAGAACCACTGAGCGTAATCTTAGGAAAGGCAAGTGCTGACCCTTGTAAACGCAAAGCTCCATTTCCATTAAACGCCTGACGGTCCAGGGTCTTAAAGTATTTTGTTGGGTGACAAACAAAGGTCACGGACACCACCATCACGCCTAGTTTATCCTTCTGACTAGAGACAGCCTCTACTCGATAACACCAGAGCTTGGTCGTTTTCACCTGTTCTCGCTCCAGCCAAAAACCTTCTTTTGTAAACAGACTGAGGAACTGGTAGAGTTGTGCCTCTGTGGGTTTCACCAAGTAGAGGGTATAGGCCAACCTCATCAGGCCTCGTTGACGGTTACTTTGAACCAGAGCTCCACTAATCCCGTCATGTTCCAAGAGCTTGGTTTTAGAATCACTTACCTCATAGGTAGGACCTTCTTCAACAAGAACCTTAAAAGGGAAGGAGCTGGTTGAAACCCCACCGATGGTTAAAGCATTGTGTCTAATCATGCGCATCCTCCTCTCAATCCTTTCTCTCGCTCAAGGGCTTGGCTAAGTCGTCTAGCAACCTCATCTGCCAAGCGGACAATATCTGCTTCTTCACGAACCACAGTATCACTAATGGTCACCGAAACGGTAATCGGCGCTTGCCCCATTGTCTCCGCAATTCCTCGGCCAATCTCACCCAAGGTTGAACGGTTAAGTGGCAAGACGGCCTCACGACCTGCTTCGCCACCAACCATGAGTTGATTCCCATTCATCCCAAAAGCAGTTGGCTTAGTCAAAATCCCTCCCTTGGCATACCAGGCCACAGAGATACTTGGCAAGCCACCTTTTAACCAGTCCAGAGGATTTGCGGAACCTGAAATACTAAAGTGGGGAAGCGGGATATGCGGCCATTGGAATTTAAAGTTAAAGAGGTTCTTAATAGCATTTATGGCAGAGGAGACTGCTTCCTTCGCCCCATTTATGGCATTGGAAATGGTCTGTTGCACGCCAAGCCAAGTAGAGGACACTGTACTAGAAATCCCGGATAGAACGCTGGTGACCGTTGAAGAAATAGACTGCCAGATACTGGAACAAAGTGAAACGATGCCAGAGAAAATACCACTTAGGGTCGTTTGGACCGCCAACCAACAATTGGAAATGTATTGAACTAGAGCCGATAGAATAATCTGTGCAACAGATTGAATGGTAAGCCAGGCCTGCTCAAAAGTGACTTTCAAGGTCTCAAGTGCACCAGACCAATCACCCGTCAATAACTGCATGGTTGCTTTGGCGATGCCGAGGACAAAATCTAGTGCAGCACTCACAATGGTTTTGATGACCTCAAATGAGGTGGTAAAAATCAACTGTAGATTGGCAAGTGCAGCCTCAAGATAGGGACCTAGAAAACTCATGACCGTTTCAACCACAGCCTGTATGGAAGCCCACACCACTTGAGCACTTTCTTGAATGAGGGCTTGATTTTCCTGCCACCAGGTGGTCAGCTGACCCCACAGCGTCATCACAAACGAAATGACCTGATTGGTAAATTGGGTGATGGTATCAGAAATGACCTGCCAGGCCAACAGCACACCATCTCGAAATCCCTCGTTTGTCTCCCAGAGGTGCTTTACCCCAACCACCAGTACGGCTATGGCAGCCGCAATACCTAGAATCGTCCCTACTACAGGTAAAAAGGACACTAACATGGCTCCAACACTTGTTCCTAAAGCCGCAGCCGCTACTTGAAGACTCAGGAATATGGGGAGCACTAAACCAATACCTGCTAGCAGTGCCCCAAAGAGCACAACCGCTTCTTGGATAGGTTGAGCCAAATTCCCAAACCATATTGCTAAGGACTGGATCACTTGAGTGGCCAGTTGAAACAGTGGAATCATGGCTTCTAAAATCGGTTGACCCAAAGCTGACAGGGCATTCTCACCTGATTGCTTGAGGTTGCCCAAGACA
The sequence above is drawn from the Streptococcus pluranimalium genome and encodes:
- a CDS encoding nucleotidyltransferase domain-containing protein — protein: MVDNVIQIVTEKLSSLPCIGGIVLGGSRARGTHTETSDIDIGIYYNSESFDLTAINQIATELDDENRNDLVVPPGAWGDWINGGGWLVINGYHVDLILRDIKRVEQIIKDTEQGIVTANYQTGHPHGYISAMYRGELAISKIQYAKNESLCELKKQAETYPNALQKSLVNFFMFEAGFSLMFVKANSGTDDKYYIAGHVFRIVSCLNQVLFACNNAYCINEKKAIKLLETFEHKPEKYTEKVNHIFEVLGISLFECYDMTEKLYNEVNEIVSEINNFLNEESSDERKQI
- a CDS encoding glucosaminidase domain-containing protein — translated: MNFLDQIKEDCLAGWEQGILPSVSAAQAVLESGWGQSTLAQYPNHNLFGIKASEDWKGKVVRLPTQEFRQGKMGTEVAAFRKYDSWAESIMDHAVFFSSTDWRRRNYAAVIGEKAYRKACLALQAAGYATDPNYAEKLIGIIEQHRLNDWDKAITKQKGEKKMGKHLVICGHGKGQSGYDPGAVNRSLGITEADKVREFAQLMAIYSGNQIDYITDQNVYDYRSLGSIGKGYDSITELHFNAFNGQARGTEILIYAGYQPDALDQKLLAALSSRFTNRGIKKVDWLYNANVAASKGYNYRLVEIAFIDNNADMAIYEAHKRVLAKEFVQAITGQVSAIPSFPSSGSQSGARYHLGDSVRVEKHATHYQTGQPMKGFVKGKVYKVLKVKAVNQSKSKQAYLLEGINSWVLEQDLAPSTVGHSEQTYTVQKGDTLSSIAKRFKTTYQDLARINSIPDPNRIKVGQVLKLV
- a CDS encoding recombinase family protein — its product is MTVRKIESKTRKPKRLRVCAYVRVSSMEEEQLASFENQIAYYHNHYKERSDVDFIGVFMDRGISGKKTARPEFQRMLELCRQGRIDFIHTKSISRFARNTETILSVSRELKLLGVDIFFEEQNIHTLSSEGEVMLTVLASYAEEELTSHSFNVRWGYQKKFQRGEFHINAKRFLGYDVEDGQLVINQEEAEIVRYIFESYVSGKGANRIAKELNANKVPTVTNRQWHESTIRNLLSNEKYKGDWHFQKFYTPSLGHQSQLNQGQVDSYYMEDHHPAIVSKELWQQAQECRQRRNGTTNPADYAKRYPYTGKLFCPYCKKSLRRQLPYRTPTWMCATYLKQGKSTCEGIKIKESLLDSWKLDLTKQYTIKKKENDRGKADYTYTCQEGAGGDNTPTQTQVEGGRLLSSVHRPRRTAIKL
- a CDS encoding recombinase family protein, whose product is MQVETTHQLKPKLRVAAYCRVSTDQDEQLSSYENQVQHYQDYIAQQDDYDLVDIYTDEGISGTNTKKREGFNRMIADCREGKIDRILVKSISRFARNTLDCIKYVRELKELGIGVTFEKENIDSLDAKGEVLLTILSSLAQDESRSISENATWGIRKRFERGEVQVNATKFMGYDKDEEGKLIINPEQAQVVRDIYELYMDGYSPELIARYFNKEGVKGWSGKANWCPGAILKMLQNEKYKGDALLQKTYTVDFLTKKRIQNDGQVNQYYVEDSHEGIIDEETWETVQLEIARRKTYREEHQLKSYIMQSEDNPFTTKVFCGACGSAFGRKNWATSRGKRKVWQCNNRYRIKGVEGCYSSHLDEATLEQIFLQALELLSENIDLLDGKWEKILAENRLLDKHYSMALSDLLRQEQIDFNPSDMCRVLDHIRIGLDGEITVCFLEGTEVDL
- a CDS encoding phage holin family protein, producing the protein MKSIMTVNQLLFSTIGGLIGQVFGKVDGFVFALVVFVCIDYMTGLMAAVVEKKLSSRIGFKGIFKKIVLFFLVAVGHIIDTRLIQTGTSIRTAIIFFYLSNEGLSILENTVRIGLPIPRQLKIILKQFKEDCDK